Genomic segment of Perca flavescens isolate YP-PL-M2 chromosome 7, PFLA_1.0, whole genome shotgun sequence:
AATTTCATCCTAGGTGGTATAACGGTCTTAAAAAGTCCTGGGTGTAGCCTGTAAAAACCGTACTGAATGCAATTTATTATCCCGTCATGTCCACAATCTTTCACACTTTGCAACGGAAGGTTTTGACTGAGCATgttaacataaaataataataataataataataataataataataataataataataataatacaatcatGCAAAAGACTATTTGTCATTATTGTGAACCGTTATGTTAGATGGTCAATCGCGTTTGTGACGCATGTTAGAGTGTAAGATAAACCTTTACAATATGATTGCCGCAGTAGAAAAGAACAGCAATAGTTAGTCGTGGGATGGTACTGAAATATTGTTATGTTCATCAGGAAAGGAGAACACTAGCTATACTCCCTTTACTTTGCTGTTTGCATCTTCTTGTACATTAAAAACCAATATGGATAGATCACAAAAGGGGAGCTATCTGTATAGGTAGATGTGAACAACTTATGACtagatttttttcactttaatcccTGTGTTTTGCAACACCTTGGTCTCCCTGAAAATTCCTTGATTAGTAAAGTCTGCAAGTTGAAAAATCCAAGACAAACCAACatggagaagagaggaaggaggcgcgcacacacacacaacaaaaaaatacaaacacctACGTAACACTGTatgaaaaaacaattcaaatacaATCAGAGCAACGAGACAGAGATACTGTACTGACCTGGGTAAGAGGTTTGTCCACAACACTGTCATCACAAAAAGACGTATTAAACACGAGCAGTCTAATTACAGGACTACTCAactccactttatttatatagcacctttgaCACAAACATGCAGCCCAAAGAGCttctgttgaagttaaaaagttaaaacccggcttatgttttgaaaacaatgtttaatggggcctgcagctaaatttaatcaagtacactaatacagcatttgagtgtctcacctaaaacctagcttctaaagaatgaatcaggtcatgtctgacatttagcatatgaagaagactcattgtccccacaggaaaggtaactattgtttctggttttggagagccactccctgcagggccagacgtgattagaacaaaggaaatacaaactctgtaaacttgaacagaatcggcactaccatgtgaaacgacctttgtctgtgacctggagtaaacctgaaatcagaggtgtgtctttaatcagagacccacaattccacaagaatataattcggaaactgatGTGATTtcggcacttcaatctgtgaccccgacaggggaagcacgttgaagtccgctgtttacagcgtattgtttgtcatgtcacatgactgttcttctgtgactccacaaggagaagcatgagatcagtccgctgtcagctgcagtgttttcatgttttatgttgattgtgttttgtcttgtcgttttcatgcagtttcattaaaccttttgcttaactttcaattcgaccacagcctctcctccttcctccagaaatcagaacgaacacgttaTTTAGAGAATTCTTAACAGATGGTGACCCCTGACGTGGATTTTTGGAGgattaaaaggaaaaaagggCCCGAAATGAAAAGGTGAGCCAGAACCTGTTTTTATCGAAAATCTGCAAATAGTTAATTTAGGAAGATTTAGGTGGGAGAGATCAGCAGCGTCAAACTCGTAAGTCTATTAAAATCTGTACAAGTATTGATAAAGTAATGCCCAATTGAGAACTGCGTTGAGAACGATAAGTCGAGGGCAAtgtatgtgattgtgtgtgatttgtatgGGTTAAAGCTTAAAAAGCCTGAAAGAAGGTCCATGGAAAAATGCACAGACCGACCGGGACGGGAGACCCGAGTAGCGTTTGATTCGCGTGCATTTTATTAGAAGTCCATTTGAGTTTGGCTGATTTTAGATTGTGATAAATTTTAAATATGAAGTGCACTAACTAGGTTACAGCGTTTGATTCGCGTGCAGTATTAGAGGATCGATTTGAACTCGACCGGGTTTAGACcagtgaatacattttaaatagaaagGCCGGGGGACGGCGACAGAGAATTAGTCTTTGTGAAGGCACGAAGGAAAacattaagacttttttaaagCCAGCTTAAACAGCTGTGGGGAAGTAGGACTTGGTAAAGCTGATTTTGCGGCGACGGTGGAAATAAAGCGTCAGTGGAAGACCCCCCAGTTTTTTCTCGTGACCATAGTATGGAAATAGGAAAATCAATTTAATAATAGGTATAGTCAAATTGTGTGAAAACACTTAGGAATTGTAAAGAAAGgcctactgtaaatacattttataagaATTGTGGTGTTGGGATTTGAGTCTGCGGCAGCGACTCGCGcgcgctgtgtgtgtttttgtgaaaaattgtaaataagattgttttgtttaaattgagaGCGTGCAGCTCAGCGGTGGGTTTGTGGACGTGTTGAGGTTACAGAGCAGTGTGGTTGTGAATGTTCGTTTGTGTTGAGTTTTGCATTGGAAATTCCATTTCCTGAGTGTTATAACGAACAGCGACTCCATCTGGTTGGTAAATCATTACAACAGAGCGTCTACTAAAACCAGCTAGGGGTCAGACTATGAAAAAAATACGGTAAACTAGAGAAATGAAATTTCTGAAGAGATTGCATTGTGAATGCTTTATGATCGAAAGGCTAACTGGATGGCTGTTTGGATTTTTGTGGAAAAGGGTGGAGCAGTGAGAAAATGGATTAATCTGTATGAATGTCTTTGAAGAGTTGGGCGCCGACCCTGAATGTATGAAAGACgtggaacattttaaagtttgaatggagtttctcagtgaatgtatgaaaatgtgctaagcagttaaaaatgtatgaaaatgtgtttcgAGGGGGCAAAGATGGCTGCTAAAACGTTGAATATTGGAAATGATTGGTttcatttgattacattttttgttcatgtttagTGTTGTTCTGTAGGGACAGAAATGGATAATACCTTTAAATCCATTTTTCTGTTCCTTGACTAAGTTTCAGTTATTCTTCAAATAAACAAACTCTTAGAGTATCGTCTCCTGTGTTAATGGAGGACCGTTTAGGAGACAGGGGGGTTttcacacctcattcaatgcaaTAGATGCAGACAAATTTCCTGAGTGAATGCTTGAATCATTGTAATCTTCTCTCTAAACTATTTGATATGTTCCCCTATGCCAGAATATTTTGTAATTGAAATAAGGGATTAATCATTATATTCTAAGTAGGTTACTGGATtttgagtttgtttttcttctgctacattttttatacattttactaTGATCCTTCTGTTatcttttatcttttcttttacattttttggtttgttgattttttattatttttattccctaattgtaaatattttgttaaaaaataaattaaaaagaggGGGAGACTGGAGGATTTATAGGACTTCTGTGTGGCCACACAGAGTGCTATGCAAATCTTCTTCTCAGGGTATTAAATGTGGCACAAAAGAATGACACGGGACTTATATAGAAATTGATATGCtcaaaaaatagcaatttgctgatcaagtttgttaaaaatgtttgaagtaatagtaaaagatgaATCACCCAGCCCACATTCCCCCATTGAGAAAGAAAATtgtggagtttttatttttttgtttttgtgtttttgtaattgatgatctgtactgtatgtttacaatggactcatgactttttgggatcatttattgtgttatggactgaagcgttttgcccattgtcttaaggactttggaaaacacagatgacaaaggaAATTTCTCCTCCCATGAgaaattaatggacaaatcaaggacaaactatcaaattttttcttcttcattgttTTCACCCCTAGACATTGCCTGAAATGAAAACACTAATATGACTTTTGCAAAAAGTCAGTGTGTCAAAGCCATTTTATTCACAGGTGAAAGCAGCCTCCAGATTCCTGCTGATGATGACTACATCTGATCAAGGAGATGAAGGAATCCAGGACAGATTCATGCAAGGTGCTGCTGGACACCAGCGCTGCAGTGGAGTGGGAGAGACGCATCACAAGGAACCAGGTTCACACTTCAACTTCAAGCCCAGCAGAGTGCCTACGGGAACTCAGTTCATCTGACCAGACGCTGACGGAGAGCATGGAGCATCACTGCTGCTGAATTCCTGCGGTGGTTTCCTGACAGAGCAAGGAGACTGgatcccaccccctgaccctgggcctgctgacacaccaaaaaAGCTAAGGATGGCTTTTTCCTACAAGATGTAACGCTTGAATGCCAGCACAGTAGGATGGACACCAACGCCAACAAGGGGAGTGAGGAGAATTGGGTCAGCAGTAAATCCACAAGGAGACCCTGGGCTCCCCTCTGATCTGTCACCTTCATGTTTCAACGGTTAAAGGGCCAGAATGCTCAGGAGGATAAGAGCAGTttttacagcagctgcagccaagCTAGGcgcgcaaatgtgacgtcaagAGTGCGCCGTAGCCTGCTAAGGTTTTTGGTGACGTTGCCGCCTGGCGCTGGGTGCATGAGAATGAACCAGCAGCGATCTGAGATTTTGTCCCAAATTTTCAGATTGGACAAGACTGAACAAAAACCTTTCAAAATCTGGATTTCAGACTTTTTTCCCCAGTGTGCATCTTTCACTACAGAATGGAAAATGATGAAGACTGTTTCTTTGTGCTCACTCCATCTGAATTGACAGCATATATTgaagtgtgtgtatatcagttTTTTAGCTCCTTTGAGATTAAGATCAAACCTAATGCATTTTTTCCTTGAGCCAGATAAAAGATATTTTCTGCCATAGAATAGATTTCAGCCCACCTGACTGCATTACAGATGTGAGTTATTCCTTGTGCAGTATTTGAAGTGCAGTGTGGAAACttgaatttggttttgttttctttgatttctaagatgttttcccttccattgtctttacctggtcaacagctttaatatcttctgatttaattaagtgtttctgtttttgtttcaaatggaaTGCAAGTCACTAATCACTGTGAGTAAAACCAgcgaaacatattttgttaagagAAAATAACCTTCTTGATACAAGATATGGAGTCAGATAAGATGAGGTCAgagatgaaaaataatttcttgtataaatcaaacacattttgctaatgtctacatttttgttgtatgtttatgtaatgacattgttttcattaacattcatagtgttttcacaccaaaggtgtgaaaaatgagggattgttgaagttaaaaagttaaaacccggcttatgttttgaaaacaatgtttaatggggcctgcagctaaatttaatctaGTACAGTAATACAGCATTTGAGCAATAAATAAGAGTAAAACAATGTATAGGCTATTGAACTAAAATGACTAATGTCatatgtattgcctcatttatgtattttattatctatttcatagccatattAATGTATTTCTCTTGGGGCGTTGTCTGCGGCgggtagagacagagagtcagggagagagggtaataaatatcatgtgacattatgaaataaaattccccccgagcattatcaagagtataggtttccaaagtaattttagTCTGGGcttaaagcaacactggtaggctatgctggcgctgttgccttggaaatgacaacagccggtctctgaatatgaaaaaaaacctaacaaaacaagccttttttcatttctatttccgagtgattttatttttgttataggaaatagaaaatgaaaatcacagcatattttaaatttctcccatccccttttgaccatgaaaagaaaagaaaaaaagtcgtatttcaatttcaaatgttctattttttttaatacctgtttatgaaatgaaaattgaatgaacgaaaaagtacacggaccATAAAGAACCCAACACACCAGAAACTCCTCTTGTATCACAGAAAGTTCAGACaaaattgtgattttattttctatttggacattttaaagATTAGTTTTTGGCCATTATTTTTGACACGACAGATGAAgtaatgaaaggggagagacggggggaacgacatgcagcaaagggccacaggttggagtcgaacctgggcccgctgtgtcgaggagtaaacctctatatatgggcgcctgctctaccaactgagctatctgctATTTGGATATTTAGTTTGGATGAGAAGATCGTCACCACTCATGTCTGGTAGGTAGATGTTGTTACCTTTAGACATagccatgctagctgtttccccttgtttccagtctttatgctaagctaagctaaagtTTGCTCGAAGGGAACTTCATAATTAATGTACAGACGAGAGTTGTATCGATCAGAACATTAACTTTTAGAGAGAAATCAAATAAGTGTGTTGAAGTTGTTCTTATCACATCAGTGGACGCAGTTTAGAACAGACAATATTCAGGAAAATCAAATGGGAAAAGATTTGagtattttaatgttttctgtatttagtTTTGTGTTATTCACAAAATATGGATTAGTATTTTTACcttgtttttattgtgattaTTTAAGCAATAATATATTATCCACAATTATATAACTATTTGTCCCTTTAGAGAAAACAAAAGTCAATAAGTCAGGACCAGACAGTGTGACAATatgtcttttattatttaatattattgattataaagTGAAGGaaaacagatgaagaaagaaCCCAACACACCAGAAACTCCTCTTGTATCACAGAACGTTCAGACAacatttggattttattttctatttggaCATTTTTGAAGAGAAGATCTTCACCATCCATGTCTGGTAGGTGGatgttgttacctttggacagagctgacagacACTATTCAGGAAACTAAAATGGAAAAGATGTCAGAGTATTtgaatgttttctgtatttcattATGTGTTATTTACTAGATTAAAAGTCCAATAACTGATTATGTTTTTGTCCAGCTCAGAGAGTCAGTTTCCTTCTAATGTTAAAACTCAAGTGTGAACCGTTTCCTAACTCTTCAGAAAATAAACAAGTGAaagtgagtctgtcagcagagagctgtttctgtctgcagaacaaactgaaagtgaatCAATGATAGAGATTATAGATGAGCTGTAGTGACATCATGATGGAGACCTCACAGGTTCTTGGAGCACAGGAAAGGAAATATTATTACTGTAGTACGGGCACACGGCGCGTCGTTCCAGTTCCTTCCTGTTGAGAGAGTTTCCAGAGAGTTTTAGGCCCCtgcggtttggcctctcatttacatgaaaacccagtttttatcacagaaaacgattatttctaaaagcttcggccaaagtggagattttggaaaacttcgtTTTATATACGTTTgaatgtaaactgagacaaacggaggtttaggcagccgagagagagaaagaggacgtgattggttgctgttgttgctattgtcgggattctgattggctaacgtgggcttgagcttctcgttacactgccaccttcaggtctggcgtgctcttgactgcattgacggcatatatatacacgggtacataaaaacgaacacttttcttaaaaccgagaggttgaaatgtccgtttatgaaaatagccagcCACGTGTAAATGTAGTCTTAATGTCTTAACTTTTTATCTTTCAGTCTGGAACAACCACCTGCAATAAGTTTAGAGATCATTTGTGGATcatcatgtttatttaaaagacaagaTATTTCATATGTTGTTGGTTTTTACCCTGATAGTTCATCTCAAGACAGTTCTCTTCTCCATCGAAGTTGTCAGGCTGCCCCACATCCCAGTTTTTGTAGTCAAATGTGGATCCATCAGACCACATCCACACGCCCTTCTGGAGGAGAAAGATTGGTTCAAAGTCAAAGTGTAATCAAAAGAGCatcctcctttttttctgttttatttagagtaattttcctctctgttttttatttctttcatcAAATTTCATTTTCTCAATAGCTCGAGAGACgagtgacatcacttcctgtgatgATAAAAGTCTCACCTTCACTGAGTCAAAGCCTCCAATCCAGGCCCGTCCGTTTGCACCGGTCACTTGGTTAATGTAGGCTTTGAGGAATACGTGTTCCTCTTCTGAGTGGACTGAAGCCAGATTCCCACCGGCGGCCTTGCAGAAGCTCTAATGGAGAAAATATAATAagttaaaaacatttaagaaaaaaaaaataaacctaatCACAATTTTAACAGATGCAATCTCaggacatttcattttcatactGACTAGCTTTGgacaatgcaggacttttactgtaacaaagTATTTATACTTttagagactgtcctccccccaAAAACAGTCCCataagttgtttgttcaagcagcaattaggACTCATATTTAGGAttatagtggcggcgccctctaatGGCCATAGAAGTTATGACGCCAGCAAATTAggaagtgatttattttttgcccCTGTCATAACtactatggccactagaggACACCGCCACTAGAAATCTAAATATAGGTCAGGACAGTCTTGAGAAATCTGCTGTACCTCTGCATCGATCCAATTCTTTCCTTGGAAGTTGAaactgaaacagcgagagccGAACTGAGTCCAACCAGGAGGACAGGGACCTTCAAgacaatgttggaaaaaagagaaagttaGATTCTTGTTACGTAgcagtttgtattttttgttgcatgtgtgtgcctccctcccttctccaGCTTGGTTGGTTATTGCTTGTGCTCACTCAGCTCCCTGGATATAAAGGAGGGAGGAGACCTTCATTGTGTCGGCCGGCAGCAGACTGAGAGAAGCATGTGAAgctcgcttttttttttacttctgtgAGGCAGTGTTGCGTTTCTTCtgtttgtattattaataaattatatagaTAATTTTGCTACAAGCTCCTCCCATCCTTCCTTCAGAAACCTAACATAATTCTTTTCTCCCTAATCCCTATCAGGACTAATAGATCTTTCTGCGTGATGCAATCAGTCAAGAGCAGATGTACGGGAAGTTATCATCTGGGCGTACAGCCAGGGACACCGAGGTCAATGGCCTTATGTGGTTCCTAATGTTAAAAACGTGATGTACTGATATGGCCTCCATCCTCCcaaatgtataaatgactcaCATGCCAGAGAATGTCTTCAGTTTCTCTGCAAAGTAACTCAGGTCTTTGCTTGAATTAAGATCTAATGTTTTGCAACATATTGGTCTCCCTGAAAATTCCTTGATTAGTAAAATCTGCAAGTTTAAAAATCCAAGACAAACCAACatggagaagagaagaaagaggcgcacacaaacgcacacaacaaaaaatacaaacccATATGTAACACTGTATGAACAAACAAGTCAAATACATAAGATCAACGAGTCAGAGATATTGTACTGACCTGGGCAGGAGGTTTGTCCATGACActgtgatcacaaaaaaaacattaaaatggttatatagggtattttacactgttctttaaggtctcctaatggggtatgtaacattggttgggctgaaaaatGCCCGAATggtattttattaggcccttaactaccctgtgaatatggctctatttgagATATTttaagagcttttcttccaaatatggtatgctcatgaatattccgaatgagctacgcgctgattgcactgcaaagttatacattgtttgtcgggctttttcgttattaaattcacttctgagacttttttaagcgagaaatcaactatataaagctcaaaatatgggccgttttacaaaaatgaatggctaattgcaaatttggtaagactgtgtgtcggagttcagccgCCGGTTCCTGCCTcgctgcccggcctgccttccttcacagaccacGGCCttctatgaggtacttggagctccgtcacggctggcagcccacagcatggactaccaaacgcagctgccctgacagagctccagggcctgcaactcctatcttcctgctagctaaatggcccgttgtgtgataGTGAGAGCGCGGTTAGTGAGCTTGATACACCAGCAATTTTTTACCACGTTACacacatgtcacgccacttataaaacatctaactaaatgtcttataaagctaacaacggtgtccgatttcaagttaatgaatatttgtgaagactaggtgtttcgttagctgtgtagctagctacaaatcacggacaGTTAGCTTAATTTTCGGCGTAatttgagtatatttacagtttgaacatctaactaaatgtcttataaagctaacaacggtgtccgatttcaagttaatgaatttttgtgaattccagaggaattctaagaggaggctagcattgatagagctccatccagccgcaagCTCTATTAATGAGACTCACGGACAagcagcgtttatttcccccaatcgtttgtttaaataactcaacacattataattacacacattttaagattaactgaaacctgtggtaagagactgctggcgtaacaagctcactgaccgcactctcactcacatacaccgggcattaggaagaggggaactgcaggccctggagctctgtcagagcagcggcgtttagtagtccattagcccacaaagcggtgactttgcgcgggtatgaagtgccgtgggctgccagccttGATGGAGCTCAAtcaagctcacagcaggccggggtctgtgaaggaaggcaggccaggcggcgaggcagctacacaggcagcactggccgctgaactccgacacacagttggacaaaatttgcaattagacatacatttttgtaaaatggcccatattttaCCTCTACattgttgatttctcgcataaaaaaagtctcagaagtgaattgaatggtaaaataacatatgaacaatgtatacaatttctgagatctgcccgacctagattcagaagactaactgatctcaggtcagttgtgtagcctatgcaaatgttgggttgtgacaaagagagagactagagccacATGAGGAGGAGCTccatagttgacgtcaactatggGGCTTGTTGAGATTttcccgttttcagaggcagtttcaaattgtgagatttgcagagaaatgaggtgtcaatgggatttagaggttctatgtatgtcgtagttacccactaaactgtcattattcaactatgacaaggtaaaatcggttttgcattctatcacccctttaaacacgAGCAGTCTAATTACAAAGCTTCTCAACTCAACTTTAAAACActggactttcacccgggcgagCGGGAATGGCGTCCTGCGTGTGGTtgttttgtcccgcgtgttactatGGCGCGTCTCCTGGCTTTtaaggcgtcctttccccgtaaggtttttcctaaatccaacctccgccatcccgttattgtggcgcaTCCCCAGCAGGCCGCCTTGCGGGCACCTCCCAGCTTATGGAGCTTCGTGGCGTTTTGTCCagcgtgttactgtggcgcgtctcccggcgtttaaggcgccctttccccgtaaggtttttcctaaacccaacctccgccatcatGTTATTGTGGCGCGTCtccagcgggccgcctcgcgggcgcctcccggcttgTGGAGCTTCTTTTTCGGCCGCCTTCCGGCatcctttccccgagaaaataacgtgATATTTACACGTAAACAACGAGAAAAACGTTtctgtgaacacgtatcaatagattaagaataacgttgagtcatttacacgaactgcggtgagaccgggttgtatatatacacccccccacacacacacacacacactactggtcaaaagttttaaaacaccccaatttttttttttttattgaaattttaggagttcaagtccaatgaatagcttgaaatggtacacaggtaagtggtgaactgcctgaggttaaaaaaaaagtaaggttaccaaaactgaaaaataatgtacatttcagtattttacagaaagtcctttttcagggaacaagaaatgggttaacaacttAAAattgttctgcagcaatggaggttgatcaagctttgaaagttggtactaccaattcccacaggtgttccaacttgtctggattacttacaaccccctctatTTGTATAAAAgcattgttggaacacactgtggtaccataccttCATGAGCATTATATGAACAATATtgtgcagaaagtagtgtgttgctataaaaatggcgggaaaatgGCAATTatcaatggaagagagacagaccgtcataacacttaagaatgttggtctttcctacagagaaattgcaaagaaagtcaagaTGTCAGttagtacagtattcttcaccatcaaaaggcacttagaaactgggggaaactctgacaggaagaggtctggcagacccaaagccacaacagaatcagaagacaagtttctgagagtcaacagcttgcgtgataggctcacaggacaacagcttcaagcacagcttaatagtggtcgtaataagaagtctcagtttcaagcttcaagctgcaggtttgatagttccagttgcagcaagaaagccattgctaagaagtagaataagaaaaagaggcttgcctgggccaagaaacatcatcaatggactactgaagactggaagaaggtgttatggactgatgaatcaaaatttcaaatcttcggttcataacgcaggatttttgtatgcCATCGAGTAggtgaaaggatggttcctcagtgtgtgacatcaactgtcaaacatggaggaggaagcgtgatggtctggggctgttttgctggatc
This window contains:
- the LOC114559230 gene encoding galactose-specific lectin nattectin; the encoded protein is MASVFPFALLLCLSIGLLAPSCHGQTSCPGPCPPGWTQFGSRCFSFNFQGKNWIDAESFCKAAGGNLASVHSEEEHVFLKAYINQVTGANGRAWIGGFDSVKKGVWMWSDGSTFDYKNWDVGQPDNFDGEENCLEMNYQGRNWNDAPCARTTVIIFPFLCSKNL